The proteins below are encoded in one region of Patescibacteria group bacterium:
- a CDS encoding ribonuclease H-like YkuK family protein, whose translation MTDHHIDQFRSPTLGLMDLPRLVDRVVSFIEKENNSHFKIVIGTDSELTDRQTAHFVSAVVVHHVGHGGVYFWGQVTKSGIKDLRQRMYEEATYSLTLAQRLLDEFKLRELPLDKLLEIHVDIGQNGDTKMMINEIVGMIRGSGFICKTKPDSFGASNVADRHT comes from the coding sequence ATGACCGACCATCATATCGACCAATTTCGTTCGCCGACCCTGGGGTTAATGGATTTGCCGCGGCTTGTTGACCGGGTGGTAAGTTTTATTGAAAAAGAAAATAATTCCCACTTCAAAATCGTTATTGGGACGGATTCAGAATTAACCGATCGCCAGACGGCCCATTTTGTGTCCGCGGTTGTGGTCCATCATGTGGGTCACGGTGGGGTCTATTTCTGGGGTCAGGTGACTAAAAGCGGCATCAAAGACCTCCGGCAACGGATGTATGAAGAGGCGACCTACTCATTAACCCTGGCTCAGCGCCTCTTAGATGAGTTTAAATTAAGGGAGTTACCTTTGGACAAGCTTCTAGAAATCCATGTGGATATCGGCCAAAACGGGGATACCAAAATGATGATTAACGAAATTGTGGGAATGATCCGCGGCAGTGGTTTTATCTGTAAAACCAAACCCGACAGTTTTGGAGCTTCTAATGTTGCCGACCGCCACACGTAA
- a CDS encoding quinone-dependent dihydroorotate dehydrogenase yields the protein MLTPQLEKALYKNLAKPVFFLFDAELIHNLFTDFGELLENAGPVVQTLFAYQNPALKRKVLGLEFPNPIGLAAGFDYDGHLAKVIADTGFGFNTVGTVTAKAYPGNPPPRLARLPKSGSLLVNKGFKSSGAAVVARRLDKKKLDGQILGISVGSSNLPEINTIPKAIEDYLFTFNVFKNKPYVKYFELNISCPNTAMSESFTNPKNFQKLLVAVKTLKIRQPIFIKMPNEITVVESDKLVQIALKLGIRGFIFSNLVKRRDNPILNSEEVTKYQNHKGSFSGKPVAANAKNLVAHTRQKFGESVALISTGGIFTPEDALERLDSGANLVQLITGMIYEGPQLVGSINAFIVRAKQEL from the coding sequence ATGCTTACACCCCAACTCGAAAAAGCGCTTTATAAAAACTTGGCCAAGCCGGTTTTTTTTCTTTTTGACGCCGAACTTATCCATAATCTTTTTACTGACTTTGGGGAACTGCTAGAAAACGCCGGACCGGTGGTTCAAACCCTTTTTGCTTACCAAAACCCCGCTTTAAAAAGAAAAGTCCTGGGGCTGGAGTTTCCTAATCCTATTGGTTTAGCCGCCGGGTTCGATTACGACGGCCATCTGGCCAAGGTTATTGCCGATACGGGTTTTGGGTTTAACACCGTGGGGACGGTCACGGCGAAAGCCTATCCCGGCAATCCCCCGCCCCGCCTGGCTCGTTTACCCAAGTCCGGGAGTTTGCTGGTTAACAAAGGTTTTAAGTCCAGTGGTGCCGCAGTTGTAGCTAGGCGTCTAGACAAAAAGAAACTGGATGGCCAAATCCTGGGAATTAGCGTTGGCAGCTCCAATTTACCGGAGATTAATACGATTCCCAAGGCTATTGAAGATTATCTGTTTACTTTTAATGTTTTCAAAAATAAACCTTACGTCAAATATTTTGAACTCAATATTAGCTGCCCCAACACGGCCATGTCCGAATCGTTTACTAATCCAAAAAACTTTCAGAAATTATTAGTCGCCGTAAAAACTCTAAAAATTAGACAACCAATCTTTATCAAAATGCCTAACGAGATTACTGTGGTCGAAAGCGATAAATTAGTCCAAATTGCCCTTAAGTTGGGCATTCGCGGCTTTATTTTTTCTAATTTAGTGAAGAGGCGCGACAATCCCATTCTTAATTCTGAAGAGGTAACCAAATATCAGAATCACAAAGGCAGTTTTAGCGGCAAACCGGTCGCCGCCAATGCCAAAAATTTAGTGGCGCATACCCGCCAGAAGTTTGGAGAAAGCGTCGCCCTTATCAGCACCGGCGGCATTTTTACCCCCGAAGACGCTTTAGAGAGGCTAGATTCCGGAGCCAATTTAGTCCAGCTGATTACTGGTATGATTTACGAAGGACCACAATTAGTAGGAAGCATTAACGCATTTATCGTTCGAGCGAAGCAAGAACTGTAG
- a CDS encoding PBP1A family penicillin-binding protein — MSSHYYAKNWLLELLKITGQTLSAIGTPVLFAIKILVWTIYWLGNETIKLCQKIVFLFEGLIKTLFWFLSPIVTLAKNFRFPELPEPPQKSLPKIYWPEFSWPKLPLPRFKKPRIKTKIRRLTNWFYINFRFRSVRLPQKMAYLGIGAVLAVFFIFIPVWAKFELDQLPNPELLSARDIPVSTKIYDRNGVLLYQIYSGENRNMIALSDLPKYVPEAAIAIEDKNFYHHWGFDLAGITRAAFANSQGEIVQGGSTITQQLIRSALLSPEKTWSRKIKELILSFWAERLYSKDQILTMYLNQIPYGGAAYGIDAAAQTYFGKHAKDLTLGEAALLAGLTSAPTTYSPFGTRPELSRERQRQVLEDMASQGYINGDQLVAALAQPLNFTPPETAIKAPHFVMYVRDYLTKKYGARTVEQGGLEVTTSLDYGIYEQVTKMISDGVVAQKSLNVGNGAALVTNPATGEILAMVGSVNFFDSAHDGNVNVTLAARSPGSSIKPLNYALAFEKGFITPSTILDDSPVVYRSAGGPDYAPQNYDNRFHGRVSVRTALASSYNIPAVRVLEKNGVGNFIDFAQKMGITTWTDRSRFGLSLTLGGGEVTMMDLATAYSAFATGGKRVDLNPIEKITDYRGKVLEDHLGFNSVPQSTQVISPQTAFLISDILADNSARTPTFGPNSNLVIPGRTVSVKTGTTEDKRDNWTIGYTPSILAAVWVGNNDNSPMGAALESGNSGAAAVWNPIMKYLLAGKPDEGVARPDNIIPIQVCSLNGLLPCENCPTKTEYFIKGTEPKTACNFTKEEVDKILHPPENNKQP; from the coding sequence ATGTCTTCCCATTATTATGCTAAAAACTGGCTTCTAGAATTATTAAAAATAACCGGGCAAACTTTAAGTGCCATCGGAACTCCTGTTTTGTTCGCCATTAAAATTCTCGTTTGGACCATCTATTGGCTCGGCAACGAAACTATCAAACTATGCCAGAAAATCGTTTTCCTGTTTGAAGGTTTAATTAAAACCCTCTTCTGGTTTTTGTCTCCGATCGTCACTTTAGCCAAAAATTTCCGGTTTCCCGAACTACCTGAACCTCCACAAAAATCGCTGCCAAAAATTTACTGGCCGGAATTTTCCTGGCCCAAATTGCCCCTGCCCCGCTTCAAAAAACCTCGGATAAAAACCAAAATCCGCCGGCTGACAAACTGGTTCTATATTAATTTTCGCTTCCGCTCCGTGAGGTTACCGCAAAAAATGGCTTACCTGGGAATTGGAGCGGTCCTGGCCGTTTTTTTTATTTTCATTCCCGTCTGGGCCAAGTTTGAACTGGACCAGTTGCCTAACCCAGAGTTGTTATCAGCCCGGGACATTCCTGTCTCGACAAAAATTTATGACCGAAACGGCGTCCTACTTTACCAAATTTATTCCGGGGAAAACCGCAACATGATTGCCCTCTCCGACTTGCCAAAATATGTCCCGGAGGCTGCCATTGCGATTGAAGACAAAAATTTTTACCACCACTGGGGCTTTGACCTGGCGGGCATTACCCGGGCGGCGTTTGCCAATTCCCAGGGAGAAATTGTCCAGGGCGGTTCCACCATTACCCAACAGCTGATCCGCTCCGCTTTGCTTTCCCCGGAAAAGACTTGGTCGCGAAAAATTAAAGAATTAATTTTGTCTTTCTGGGCAGAGCGGCTTTATTCCAAAGACCAGATTTTAACCATGTACCTTAACCAGATTCCTTATGGCGGCGCGGCTTACGGCATTGATGCCGCCGCCCAAACCTATTTCGGCAAACACGCCAAAGATTTAACGCTGGGCGAGGCGGCACTTTTGGCCGGACTGACTTCCGCCCCGACGACCTATTCGCCTTTTGGCACCAGACCGGAACTCTCCCGCGAACGCCAAAGACAAGTCCTTGAAGACATGGCTTCCCAGGGCTACATTAACGGCGACCAGCTGGTGGCCGCTTTAGCCCAACCGCTTAACTTTACGCCCCCGGAAACTGCCATTAAGGCCCCCCATTTTGTCATGTATGTCCGCGATTATCTGACCAAAAAATATGGGGCACGGACAGTCGAACAAGGTGGACTGGAAGTTACTACCAGCTTGGATTATGGTATTTACGAACAGGTGACCAAGATGATTTCTGACGGCGTCGTCGCCCAAAAAAGTTTAAATGTCGGTAACGGAGCAGCTCTGGTCACTAACCCGGCGACCGGAGAAATTCTGGCCATGGTCGGCTCGGTCAATTTTTTTGACAGCGCTCATGACGGCAATGTTAATGTCACTCTGGCCGCCCGTTCCCCTGGTTCCTCGATTAAACCCCTAAACTATGCCCTAGCCTTTGAAAAAGGCTTTATTACCCCGTCAACCATTCTCGACGATTCGCCGGTAGTCTATCGCAGTGCCGGCGGTCCGGATTACGCCCCACAAAATTACGACAACCGGTTCCATGGTCGGGTTTCGGTGCGCACCGCCCTGGCGAGCTCCTACAATATCCCGGCGGTCAGAGTTCTGGAAAAAAACGGCGTGGGCAATTTTATTGATTTCGCCCAGAAGATGGGAATTACCACCTGGACCGACCGCAGCCGGTTTGGTCTGTCATTAACTCTGGGTGGAGGCGAAGTGACAATGATGGATTTGGCTACCGCCTACAGCGCTTTTGCCACCGGCGGGAAAAGAGTGGATTTAAACCCCATCGAAAAAATTACGGACTATCGGGGAAAAGTTTTGGAAGATCATCTTGGCTTTAATAGCGTTCCTCAAAGCACTCAGGTTATTTCGCCACAAACCGCCTTTCTCATTAGCGACATTCTTGCCGATAATTCCGCCCGGACACCCACTTTTGGTCCCAACAGCAACCTGGTTATCCCCGGCCGGACGGTCAGCGTTAAAACGGGTACAACGGAAGACAAACGGGATAACTGGACGATTGGCTACACTCCCAGTATACTGGCTGCTGTTTGGGTAGGTAACAACGATAATTCACCCATGGGAGCGGCTCTCGAATCCGGCAACAGCGGAGCGGCGGCTGTCTGGAATCCGATCATGAAATATTTGCTCGCCGGCAAACCTGATGAAGGCGTGGCCCGCCCGGATAATATTATTCCGATCCAGGTCTGCAGCCTGAATGGCTTGTTGCCTTGCGAGAATTGTCCGACCAAGACTGAATACTTTATCAAGGGCACTGAACCTAAAACCGCGTGCAACTTTACCAAAGAAGAGGTCGACAAAATCCTGCACCCTCCGGAAAATAATAAGCAGCCGTAA
- a CDS encoding transglycosylase domain-containing protein, with amino-acid sequence MQKIRKLFVRFHFPPKDFRSFIPYLLALVSVGAIALLITLVATLKDLPGPTALTDRPVPQTTKILDRNGKLLYNIYVSENRTVIPSSDIPQVVKEATISIEDKDFYKHGGINFAGGILRAIKDMLTGSQLEGGSTITQQLVKMSLLTPERTITRKIREVALAFWTEKIYTKDQILTMYLNRVPYGGTAYGIEEAAEIYFNKHAKDLDLAQAALLAGLPQAPTYYSPFGTDPSRSVVRQHQVLQRMAEDGYISNAQLQTAENENLHMASVSAGIKAPHFVAYVKELLVQKYGETLVENGGLKVTTSLDLDLQDAVQASLSADVAKQASLNVGNGAALVTRPSTGEILAMIGSKDYFASDSGKVNVTLANRSPGSSIKPLNYALGFLKGTTTPATAWIDAPFCFPPFNGKSYCPGNYDGKFHGVVQTRFALGNSFNIPAVKELALNTVPDFIATASAMGITTFNDDPSRYGYSLTLGGGEVKMVDMAVAYGVFANAGRRQDLTPILKVEDATGRVLEDNTHFTTETTQPSWDGSAPWVPHGHWVLPSEVTYLISHILLDDSARATTFGAGSILNIPGETVSVKTGTTEDKRDNWTIGYTPSYLVAVWVGNNDNSPMSPYLESGDTGAAPIWHDIFGYVLKGKPAEWPVKPDGIVFAQVCSLSGLLPDHDCPQRGEYFIKAFVPTQKDSVWGQKQKVLVYKDSHKVPGPNDKPTPDQLTEEDHLVISDPFQKNYCADCAM; translated from the coding sequence GTGCAGAAAATCAGGAAACTTTTTGTCCGTTTCCATTTTCCTCCGAAAGACTTTCGTTCCTTTATTCCTTATCTTTTGGCTTTGGTTTCTGTCGGGGCAATTGCCCTACTTATTACTCTGGTGGCAACCCTCAAAGACCTTCCCGGACCTACAGCCCTAACCGACCGGCCGGTCCCCCAGACTACCAAGATTTTAGATCGTAACGGCAAACTGCTTTACAACATTTATGTCTCTGAGAACCGAACAGTCATTCCCTCCTCAGATATTCCCCAGGTAGTTAAGGAAGCTACAATTTCTATTGAAGACAAGGATTTTTACAAACACGGTGGGATTAATTTTGCCGGCGGAATTTTACGGGCCATTAAAGACATGTTGACCGGCAGTCAACTGGAGGGCGGCTCAACAATCACCCAACAACTGGTTAAAATGAGTTTATTAACCCCTGAACGCACGATAACGCGCAAAATTAGAGAGGTGGCTTTGGCCTTCTGGACAGAAAAAATTTACACCAAAGACCAAATTTTAACGATGTACCTTAACCGGGTACCATATGGCGGCACGGCTTACGGCATTGAGGAGGCCGCCGAAATTTATTTTAACAAACACGCCAAAGATCTGGATCTGGCCCAAGCTGCACTTTTGGCCGGATTACCTCAGGCTCCCACTTATTATTCCCCCTTTGGAACCGATCCAAGTCGCAGTGTTGTCCGCCAACACCAGGTTTTGCAGCGCATGGCTGAAGATGGTTATATTTCCAACGCCCAGCTCCAAACTGCGGAAAATGAAAATCTCCACATGGCCTCTGTTTCTGCCGGGATTAAAGCCCCGCATTTTGTCGCCTATGTTAAAGAGCTGCTGGTGCAAAAATACGGCGAAACCCTGGTCGAAAACGGCGGACTAAAAGTGACGACCAGTCTGGACTTAGATCTTCAAGACGCCGTTCAGGCTTCTTTATCCGCGGATGTGGCTAAACAAGCCAGTTTAAATGTCGGCAACGGGGCAGCTCTGGTCACTAGACCGAGCACTGGGGAAATTTTGGCTATGATCGGCTCCAAAGATTATTTCGCCTCCGATTCCGGCAAGGTTAATGTTACTTTGGCTAATCGGTCCCCGGGCTCTTCTATTAAACCCTTAAATTACGCTCTGGGTTTTTTGAAAGGCACTACCACCCCAGCCACCGCCTGGATCGACGCTCCGTTTTGTTTTCCGCCGTTTAACGGCAAAAGTTATTGTCCGGGAAATTATGACGGCAAATTCCACGGTGTGGTCCAAACCCGGTTTGCTTTGGGCAATTCCTTTAATATCCCGGCCGTAAAAGAACTGGCTTTAAATACTGTTCCGGACTTTATCGCCACCGCCTCCGCCATGGGAATCACCACTTTTAATGATGACCCCAGCCGCTATGGTTACTCCCTGACTCTTGGTGGCGGCGAAGTAAAAATGGTCGACATGGCCGTGGCTTACGGCGTGTTTGCTAACGCCGGACGGCGACAGGATTTAACTCCAATTTTAAAGGTTGAAGACGCTACCGGCCGAGTTTTGGAAGACAACACTCATTTTACTACCGAGACCACCCAACCTTCTTGGGACGGTTCCGCTCCCTGGGTGCCGCATGGCCACTGGGTTTTACCTTCGGAAGTAACTTATCTTATTTCTCATATCCTCTTAGATGACAGTGCCCGGGCCACCACTTTCGGTGCCGGCAGCATCTTAAATATTCCCGGGGAAACCGTTTCCGTTAAAACGGGTACGACCGAAGACAAACGGGATAATTGGACCATTGGTTATACTCCAAGTTACTTAGTTGCGGTCTGGGTCGGCAATAATGACAATTCGCCGATGTCACCCTATCTCGAATCCGGCGACACTGGCGCCGCTCCCATCTGGCATGATATTTTCGGCTATGTTCTAAAGGGCAAACCCGCCGAATGGCCGGTTAAACCCGACGGCATTGTCTTTGCCCAGGTCTGCAGTTTGTCCGGTTTGCTACCCGATCACGATTGTCCCCAGCGCGGCGAATATTTTATTAAGGCTTTTGTGCCCACCCAAAAGGATTCCGTCTGGGGCCAAAAACAGAAAGTTCTGGTTTACAAAGATAGCCACAAAGTCCCGGGACCAAATGACAAACCTACCCCGGATCAACTGACAGAAGAAGATCACCTGGTTATTTCCGACCCCTTCCAGAAAAACTACTGCGCCGACTGCGCTATGTAA
- a CDS encoding LOG family protein → MKINNIAFLGFAECKPESDEYKEAFETAKLLAQAGYTIIDGGGPGIMRAATEGAHAGGGKAIGITYYPESKEPNFEGRDPENKFDEEIIADTYVERTLRIMNMADVYLIFNGGTGTISEFGMAWGLARIHFGHHRPLILFGNFWHQIIEAFGKGMHLRPEELQVYHIVTTPEEALIKIKALEAGT, encoded by the coding sequence ATGAAGATTAATAATATCGCCTTTTTGGGGTTTGCCGAGTGTAAACCGGAAAGTGACGAGTATAAAGAAGCTTTCGAAACGGCTAAACTTCTGGCGCAGGCGGGTTATACCATTATCGACGGCGGGGGACCGGGGATCATGCGGGCGGCTACCGAAGGGGCCCATGCCGGCGGGGGAAAAGCCATTGGCATTACTTATTATCCGGAAAGCAAGGAGCCAAACTTTGAAGGCCGGGACCCGGAAAATAAATTTGATGAAGAAATTATTGCCGACACCTATGTTGAACGGACGCTGCGAATTATGAACATGGCGGATGTCTATCTCATATTTAATGGCGGGACAGGAACGATTTCGGAGTTTGGCATGGCTTGGGGCTTAGCCCGGATTCATTTCGGCCACCACCGGCCTCTGATTTTGTTTGGCAATTTCTGGCACCAAATTATTGAAGCTTTCGGCAAGGGCATGCATCTGCGGCCGGAAGAACTTCAGGTTTACCACATCGTGACCACTCCCGAAGAGGCGTTGATTAAGATTAAAGCGCTGGAAGCCGGCACGTAA
- the deoC gene encoding deoxyribose-phosphate aldolase, translating to MDIAKYLDLANHHPNSTEADIKNICDKVKEYGFNSAFVNPFYIQYAKSFGVKVGTVISFPLGQETLSVKSGCAESYASLGADELDVSLNVGYIKSGKYTESLVEMKAVVEAARRINPKIIIKFIPETGYLTPDEIKQTAEIMADSGADFFKTCSGLGPRGATVEDIKLVREAIGKKLKIKVAGGIETFTQAKSFIDAGADRIGTSHAVEITTKSAATKFSGE from the coding sequence GTGGATATTGCTAAATATCTCGACTTAGCTAATCATCATCCCAACTCTACTGAGGCGGATATTAAAAACATCTGCGACAAGGTAAAAGAATACGGCTTTAATTCCGCTTTTGTAAATCCGTTCTATATTCAGTACGCGAAAAGTTTTGGAGTAAAGGTCGGAACGGTAATCTCCTTCCCGTTGGGTCAGGAAACTCTATCCGTAAAAAGTGGCTGCGCGGAAAGCTACGCCTCGCTGGGGGCTGACGAGCTGGATGTTTCCTTAAATGTTGGGTACATCAAGTCGGGAAAATATACCGAGAGTTTGGTGGAAATGAAAGCGGTGGTGGAAGCAGCCAGAAGGATTAATCCTAAGATAATCATTAAATTTATTCCGGAAACCGGTTATTTAACCCCCGATGAGATTAAGCAGACGGCAGAAATCATGGCCGATTCTGGCGCGGATTTTTTCAAAACCTGTTCGGGGCTGGGGCCGCGGGGAGCTACCGTCGAAGATATCAAACTAGTTCGCGAAGCCATTGGTAAGAAGCTAAAGATAAAAGTGGCCGGTGGCATTGAAACTTTTACCCAGGCAAAATCCTTTATCGATGCCGGAGCGGACCGCATTGGAACTTCTCATGCGGTGGAAATTACGACTAAGTCCGCCGCTACAAAATTCTCCGGAGAGTAG
- a CDS encoding carbohydrate kinase family protein produces the protein MLPEFVCVGDATRDFFIFPESLTVTNGKLELEYGAKIPVSDIAWSLGGNAANVSVGLSRLGINAALVTIFGDDDRGVWIKRELMKNNVVLDYSVIDPARQSNLSTVIVVGGDRTILSYHAPTTQKIAKIPETKWLYLTSSAGKSSDETFAAIETFLTARGQSGGLCPKIAFNPNMQDLKKGREYLQSILAVTEVLILNKEELETLIGEVTEEKMRELGPKIIAVTDGPNGAGIFDGQKYWQKPSVGGKAVEATGAGDAFSSGFLAALYYGKNLEEALDWGLRNSGSVIKRVGAIEGLLDKNAISI, from the coding sequence ATGCTGCCCGAGTTTGTTTGCGTGGGGGACGCGACCCGCGATTTTTTCATTTTTCCTGAAAGCCTGACCGTAACCAACGGCAAACTGGAGCTGGAATACGGGGCCAAAATTCCGGTTTCCGACATTGCCTGGTCGCTGGGCGGCAACGCGGCCAATGTTTCCGTGGGACTGTCCCGGCTGGGAATAAACGCTGCCTTGGTAACCATCTTTGGCGATGACGACCGGGGAGTCTGGATTAAACGGGAACTAATGAAAAATAATGTCGTTTTAGACTATTCTGTAATTGATCCGGCGCGCCAGTCCAATCTATCGACGGTGATCGTGGTCGGCGGCGACCGGACAATTTTAAGCTATCACGCTCCAACAACTCAAAAAATCGCTAAAATCCCTGAAACTAAGTGGCTGTATCTGACCTCGTCTGCCGGAAAAAGTTCCGACGAAACCTTTGCGGCGATAGAAACTTTCCTGACTGCCCGCGGCCAATCGGGCGGTCTCTGCCCCAAAATTGCCTTTAACCCCAATATGCAGGATTTAAAGAAGGGCCGGGAATATCTCCAATCGATTTTAGCAGTGACCGAAGTTTTAATCCTTAATAAGGAAGAGCTGGAAACTTTAATCGGGGAAGTGACAGAAGAAAAGATGCGGGAACTAGGACCAAAAATAATTGCCGTGACTGACGGACCCAACGGGGCCGGAATTTTTGATGGCCAAAAGTATTGGCAAAAACCTTCTGTCGGCGGTAAAGCAGTTGAAGCCACCGGAGCCGGAGATGCCTTTAGCAGCGGCTTTCTGGCCGCGCTGTATTACGGTAAAAATCTGGAAGAGGCCCTCGATTGGGGACTGCGAAATTCAGGTTCTGTTATTAAGAGGGTTGGAGCCATAGAAGGTCTCCTGGATAAAAATGCTATCTCAATTTGA
- a CDS encoding class II fructose-bisphosphate aldolase — protein sequence MENQLKAFLDKANREKFAIGAFNLDSLETLKALAAAAKKMRAPVLAEVSPGEVDYIGIRNLAALIDNTRREFGIPLFLNLDHAEDTDKIEEALNFGFDLVHYDGSKLSFEKNLHNAIPVVKAAHEKGILVEGEFDHFPGSSELHEETSTDSEQILTDPEMARAFVKETRIDILAVFVGNKHGVYTDGSERINLEHLKKLREILPDTWFSLHGGSGIPAEDIREAIKYGIVKVNINTELRLAWRESLEVTLGDNRHEAAWYKLTEKPIAEVERVIEEKIKVFSGSSSD from the coding sequence ATGGAAAATCAGTTAAAAGCTTTCCTAGACAAAGCAAATAGGGAAAAGTTTGCTATTGGCGCTTTTAATTTGGATAGCCTAGAGACTTTAAAAGCCCTAGCAGCAGCGGCGAAAAAAATGCGGGCGCCAGTTTTGGCGGAAGTGTCGCCGGGAGAAGTGGATTATATTGGTATCCGGAATTTAGCAGCTTTAATCGATAATACGAGACGCGAGTTTGGGATACCGCTTTTTCTCAATCTCGATCATGCGGAAGATACCGACAAGATAGAAGAAGCTTTAAATTTCGGTTTTGACCTGGTTCATTATGACGGCTCAAAGTTGTCGTTTGAGAAGAATTTGCATAACGCGATTCCGGTAGTCAAAGCCGCCCACGAAAAAGGAATTTTAGTCGAGGGAGAGTTTGATCATTTTCCCGGGAGTAGTGAACTGCATGAAGAGACTTCTACGGACTCAGAGCAGATTCTCACCGACCCCGAAATGGCCAGAGCCTTTGTAAAAGAAACGAGAATAGATATTTTGGCCGTTTTTGTCGGGAATAAGCACGGGGTCTATACCGACGGCAGCGAGCGGATTAATTTAGAGCATTTAAAAAAACTGCGGGAGATTTTACCTGATACCTGGTTTTCGCTGCACGGCGGATCGGGGATACCAGCCGAAGATATCAGGGAAGCGATAAAGTACGGCATCGTTAAGGTGAACATTAATACCGAACTGCGCCTGGCCTGGCGGGAAAGTTTGGAAGTAACCCTTGGTGATAACCGCCATGAAGCTGCCTGGTACAAACTGACCGAAAAACCAATTGCTGAAGTAGAAAGGGTCATCGAAGAGAAGATCAAGGTTTTCTCCGGTTCTAGTTCAGATTGA
- a CDS encoding D-glycerate dehydrogenase has protein sequence MKVVITHHIPGPAEEMLKKAGYEVAVGSDMTGADALLTLLTDKIDGAVMDAVGEQLKIIANYAVGYDNIDLEAATQRNIFVTNTPGGFERSVAEHTMLLLLAVARKLIPADRFLRNNEYERWDPNLFLGDELYGKTLGIVGLGRIGSCVAKIAAAGFGMKILYHCHTPNPDLEKELGATHYLNLLEMLPLCDAVSLHVPLTPETKHCIGQKELSSMKKTAYLINTARGAVVDEMALAKALQENWIAGAGLDVFEDETKTVTESESILYKLDNVVLTPHIASATIAARNEMSRIAAENILTALSGQTPKDLVK, from the coding sequence ATGAAAGTTGTAATTACTCACCATATTCCCGGACCGGCGGAAGAAATGCTAAAGAAGGCCGGATACGAAGTGGCTGTCGGGTCAGACATGACCGGGGCGGACGCGCTCCTGACTTTACTTACCGATAAAATTGACGGGGCAGTGATGGATGCGGTAGGGGAGCAGCTAAAAATTATTGCCAATTATGCGGTCGGCTACGACAATATTGATCTGGAAGCGGCCACGCAGAGAAATATCTTTGTTACCAACACTCCGGGGGGTTTTGAAAGATCAGTGGCGGAACATACAATGCTTTTGCTTTTGGCGGTGGCCCGGAAACTTATTCCGGCGGACCGGTTTTTGCGCAATAACGAGTACGAGCGCTGGGACCCGAATTTATTTTTAGGAGACGAACTGTACGGGAAAACTTTGGGCATAGTCGGGTTGGGTCGAATCGGATCATGTGTTGCCAAAATTGCCGCGGCGGGGTTCGGAATGAAAATTTTATACCATTGTCACACTCCCAATCCTGACCTGGAAAAAGAGCTGGGGGCGACACATTACCTTAATTTGCTGGAAATGCTGCCTTTATGCGACGCGGTTTCTTTGCATGTGCCTCTGACTCCGGAAACGAAGCATTGCATCGGGCAAAAAGAGCTGTCCAGTATGAAAAAAACGGCCTATTTAATTAATACTGCCCGGGGAGCAGTGGTGGACGAAATGGCTCTGGCAAAAGCCCTACAGGAAAATTGGATCGCCGGGGCGGGGTTGGATGTGTTTGAAGATGAAACCAAAACTGTCACGGAGTCAGAAAGTATTCTCTATAAACTAGATAATGTCGTCTTAACGCCGCACATCGCCTCAGCGACGATAGCCGCGAGAAACGAAATGAGCCGAATTGCTGCGGAAAATATTCTTACGGCTTTGTCCGGTCAGACGCCGAAGGATTTGGTGAAGTAG